ttggattatgagcaatcacatgatgagttctttctgacttcgttccattcggtattcggttggtgaaagtcggtgataatgttctatcgtaccccatttttcgtgtaatgtatatagtagaagaaaaaaattacagttaaaaagaaaataaatcacatcttacatttcacttcgtgtatataataacttagaagaaaaaatcacatctttacgtaaatatttccgtctgcctgaaagataaatcgattgcctgtgtcgcgaatcaatcgaaggacccaatattcttggagatgatgagcctcttggtcatcctcagtatcctggaatacagctatgaattctagtcgcttaaagaagttagtcttttgacattccttcacgaaagctaatatgttatgataaagattatcatctttgagtcggacacctggatttgctcgaaggatatgtcgatttacccgccggagtttgcaccattccaattcgacggagaaaccaaacaggtctttatttttgaaagaaactttgcaatattcttttcaccaaacatgttgatgccatattaatacataattttatttataatgactaatgttaaaccagttaaaaatatccatagctgttctccgacaaatccaaccaccgatcctgctgtttttaatagaaaactgacgagggaaccgattaaacctggtattgcagcagcactttttgcggccaatgtttttaaccattcgccaaattgctttacaatttctttcgcttttgtatatactttgggtggacctgaaccacctgtgtttgctccagttcctgctccccctccccctcctcctctagtcacagccagggcaattgttgatattgtcattccaagggcagtcagtattgcagcgattgtaataccatttcgtttaaataactctgtcagcttcagcctgagtgacaaatctggatcggaaattacatcacgaagagacctagtcgtagccagtctttcacgtgccccactgatcatatcaagttgtacttcaattcgatcatcaattttagctagtcttgttctgagttcgggtgtaagttctgtctgctctaacagattttctttttcactgtaaagctcatcaagacgcatatttgccatctttaattcatcaacaaaagctctatattcagggtttagattgttccattgttcgattttattttcaaaagcttgtattttgtctgcattaccagaagcatcttgccgtaagaatgtcagttcatctttgtatatacccatgtcttttggTGTCATCtcctcagccggtattttatcagcTATCACATCTTTAGAATGTGATGTATgactcacattttcgggctctgcgctagagcgacctCCTAATACTTCTCTCAcaaattcatgtcctccttcTATTCTCATTAATGTGGacagcttataaaatccacctcctctatctctAGACAGCTTGAtgtctttataatacagctttccatccctaatctcagATTCCGTAGCCAATACATCTAGTGCGTCCGGATCAGTAATTTCATTATAGTCTAAGAATTGTCTAACCTTATATATTTTGCTTCCTACTCTAAGTTCATCCAAACGACCCACCTGcgggctatcgcgtgagccagcCTGGGAAGGACCGGCTTCTGCAAAAGTATCATCggtaaaagatgtttcagcagtaacatcgtcatcattcaaatttgcatcatcgaaatcctggagttctaTATtctctcctccttctgccatattgtatttctatattactacaattattttttatcatcccttacatatacagtaaaaaatgcacatctcagttgttgaaagcgttgaacaattggctgattaatcgaaagaacaagtgctgcatatcgacgaagttataaattgatgggtcgaattgatatggctcttaatattactaaaggaattcttgtaagctctgctgtaatagcagcaattccgacagttccggtactgttagccttaactcctataccaggtgttgttattgatgtaatacaaggaaaaacgggagtatcaaaagaagagagaagtataaacattattacgttcaatataaacagctgcttacacaaatacaagaaaaaggcgcaacccttcggaacgaggaggctccggagtcagaacttattcagaacatatttcatcaggcgctagaaatacaaaaacaagaaggatttagtccaccgctggagcgatatctacgatattatggattgaatggatatgaaagttagttaacatcagctagactccgcgaccggtcGGTCGGACTGACAACACAGctctttatataggctagtttgatggtgatgactcacacggaatttcccaccttcggaacgtgtataaacatgctcagcagggaatttccctgcttagttcaggctgcgccaaacccctgttgcgcatgcgtgagttcgtatataggtcagggtcatactttagttacatggatggttaattttccttcgcttcatgtagataaatgaataaaatgggtgtaaaattcttattttgtcctgGAGGTCAAATATTCCTTACTACTCTCCATAGTTTCGATCAGGACGGGATACACAAATTATCATGTTCTGAATTTCAATACACGCCTAGTATAGCTGATCCTTGAAGTCATTGTGAGAAAGAGATTATCTTTTCTTCGtttgataaatatgtatttgcgACCACTTTTAAATTAGAAATGATGTGCTTAGAAAATAGTTGCAGGGCGTTAACGTAAATAGACAAGCGACAAAGCAGACAGTACGATGAGTCGACTATGCGGCGAAAATTGCCAAGCGGTCATATTGGATCGGATCATTGATTTGAATTAtgcgtacatgtatgtatgtatgttcccCAGTCGAAAGAAATCACTCTAGACGATGGACAAAGAAATATTAAGAGTAGCCGCTTCATCGTCGATGACTATTGTTGAGTGTCGAGAGAATATGCTTGTTACGAAGAGCATTCGCTCAATCAGCCGTACATGGCATAGCTAATCACAAACTATCGGCAAAATACCGACAAAAATCACTGCAAGGTTCTTGATCGTATTTCTGAATCGGAGTACTCTTGTTCTTCGTGACGGATACTTAAACGAGGTATAAGTTAAGACTAACCTTGTGTGTAGTAACACCTTGTCAAAGCTACCTCTCACCTTGTCTATGTTCCCACTGCAAGTCGAGTATGACAGACAATTATCAGAGGTCAGATGTTCGTCTTGCGGACAGGTGTGATGAGTAAATATTTGGGTTCTGGTTCAACGACTACAACGCCTTGCTAGGACCAGTGCATAAATTGTTCTGTATGTCCGGCTGACCAGTGAGTACTTGTAGACCTGTAGCACGACAAAATGTTTAGTCCTTTTTTACTTTGGACATTACTGAGACTACCATATACTTGTTACAGCACTGACAGGTCCTGTAGTCAACCCAACACAACAATGACGCTGGCCAACTCTTGTAAATCACATAGAATTGCTTTTTGAGATTTAGTTTGTTTTACATACTACTGGAACTACCTATACTTGTCCCAGCACTGACAGGTCCTATAGCCAACCCAGCATAACAATGGCGCTGTCAAACCCTTGTAAATCACATAGAATATTGTATTTTGAGATACAGCGTTCGgtgacaatataaaaaaatgtcaacGCCATATAATAAATCGGTTTAAGCATAGAACGAAGGGACACAAGGACGTGGACATGGATCTTTCAAAAAAGGCACTGTTCATCGAGCTTCTCAGACTCCGAATCCCTATTCCGGCAAGAGTGGAGGACATATTTTCATCAATGACTGGTCAGTCAGATAGGGTTAGAATACTGCGTCCCCACTTAACAATTTCACAGATCACTCTAATTCTAGTAGGGCCGGTCGTTGGCCCATGGGAAAACGATATCATATTCATACTTGAAATTTGACCCGGTGTTCCTAAAAAGGGTGCAAAATAAGGAATGTGCAAAATTAGGAATGTAGTACTATACAAAATAGAGGCCTCGAGGGAAACCCTTTTATAGTTCATACATTTTTCTAAAGGTTGGTGTCCACAAGTCCAAACTCGCGCCCCCTTTCCGCTGGTAGCAAATCGTACCGGTGAATGAATGCTATCTTGACATATAAAGGTCTCCTTAgcaaattgtcaaaaatgtcAGAGGCCCCGTTGACCTATTTAACTTGTTTGTACCAAATTATTTACTTAATTTTAGATTTATTAGTGACTACAAAGGTGGCCATAAATGTTATAGCAGCCCTGGTTTGACAACACAGGCCCATTCAAGCTGAATTGTTTTGTTTCCATGCTCAAAGTATAGCTCATTACAAAACTGATAATCTTTCACGTTTGTGCAGTACACCGTGAGCAACTGACCTTTGATGGTTTTCTGCAACACCCACATGTAGTAGTTTCTGAATTCGAACGTAATCCACATGCAAATTTACTTATTTACAGTTTTTACTTACTGTGTACTTTTGACCCCTCAGGCCTGATTTCGTACATTGGAAGTCATTAAGCCATTCGTAAAATAATGTGTCAGCTAATTGCTGTCGTCGTCCGTACAATATCCATCATTATTTACAACGAAAAATCATGCCAGCTACATTCTAAAGTGATTTCGAAATGTACAAGTATGCACTATGAGACACATGATTGtaaattcagtatttttcagaagAGCGATCGACATAATTATTTATGCAATAGTTGATTACGCTATAGAACTATAGTAGTTTTTGTCACTAATATCattaatttttaacattgaTAATAATTAAAACTTGTGTTATTTCCGAAAGTCTATTGGACAAACAATGTGAACTGGCATTTCTGTAAAACACACACTTAGCAAAAGTGGCCCTTTCACGCTGATATATAAAAACTAGTCGGCTGAAGATACAGATTACAGATTTTGAATTAAGACATTCACGAACGCCATCAGCGGAGAAAAAAGATTTATTCATGACACCAAACCACGTGCATTACTAACAAACGTAAATGATTAATAAGTGCAGAAAATTCACATCAGAAATTAAATTGTTTTTTCCTTTACGCAGTCTTGGTTACGATGGATCAAATAAAGATTTGCACTCCGGTTACACATTACTATCGTGATCTTGTAACAGTCACTGACAATAACACGAAAATTTGCCCGGACAAAAGGACCATTATGATATGATTCTCCCATGATACAAATGGATGTCTGAAAACGTAAAGGAAGAATGTGAGGCATACCGCCGTCAAGTTCAAGCCCTGAAATATTACGATCCTGAAAGGACTTGAGCGACATGTCAGAATCAGTTTTGCTTGCATTGATCTTGGGTTAAAACACGTTGGGAAGTAGCACACTTTCTCAGAACGAACAACTTTCGACTTCTTGTCTCAGTGGCATCTAGAGTTACTTTGAAAGTGTTGTGTTGTGCTGCGCTTTGTTGACTATACAGCCCGTTCCTGAGGGATTTTTTGACTTCGTGTGACCAATTTCTTAAATTCAAAACGTAACCTTTTACTTTGAGCTGCGTGTGGTTAAGTATACATCACGTTACTGTGTTTTTTACTTCATGTGACTAAtttcttaaaattcaaaacgtAACGTTATACTTAaagttgtaaattttaaaaaaggcGATAAAAGCGCTGACTACAGTCCTTTTCGTCAAAACAGAAGGCAAATCCGATGTTTTTGCGCTACAACGCCACCGAACGCGGTCTCCCGCGTAACAATTTATCGCTGGTATCAACTGGCGACTCACCAAAAATAATCAAAGTCTTTGTATACAGATGACAAGAAAGAAATTCGTTTAATGGTTTGTCCTTGCAACAAACAACATCATTAGtttcacaaatatttgtgaCTGCTATTGTTGACCTGACAGCGTTTACTCAAGTCTAGAGGTGTGCACCGTGAAATTATTTACTTTGAAGGTTTCTCCTCTCGGTTGCCGGCAGGAAACATTTGAAACCATGCCCAAGTCAAGTTGCCTCAAGTCGATAAAAAGGCTACGGTTAATGGCATCAATCCTGTGATGTTTTCTCGGTGTCCATGGCATTAACGTCATCTCTTTGCTTCCTGCAATGCACCACCGCTATTGCTATGATCAGAAAACCCGCCAATAGCACAAAGGCAGACGCCAGATAGAACGGAGTCTTCGTGTCCTTTGTGAGTTCATATAGTTTACCTGTGGGAAAAGGGAAGAGGGAAAGACCAGGGTGATTGAATAACTTCATTAATGATGAAAATCGGCCCTTTCATGACCCCTGCATGACTTTTTGTCCTTGTATTTCTCTGCTACCATTCAGCAGTTTAATCATTAAAACACTTGTTTCAGccaaaatgtttcactgaatttGTGTTCTGTTGCTTAAGTAACGAATTCTCGTTTAATTAAGTGgctgttttttttcttgaacgATTAGAAAACTACATGTTCCCAAAATACTATATGAATTTAAGCTGGGTTTGTAAGAGCTTCATCCTGTCGGGGTTATTTATCTTGTGATAATGATGCCTGTGATTGAGTCGGAAGATGGCAAAATATCTTACTTTAGTTAGTagtgaatacatgtacaattaTAGAGAATGCTATGAGAGATCTGTAGTCCCTTGTTTTAGAAATCAATTAACTTGTTGTGCATTCGTAATGCACGTATTCCGCACTATGGCTAAAGGACAGCTTGCGTCAGTGACTGTAATTTTGCCAAACGTAACACATAAGGTTATTCGAGACCAAAATAATGTGTGATTGACTAGTGGCATTGTCCAGTGAGACGTATCGATGTTTTCGTAGGATGTGACTGCAAAgcagaaaaaaatctgtaatttcaaaagaaattacaaatataagCTTACTCTTTCTGAAAATGCTCATATCCGAGGGAGGTACATAGGGAAGGTTAAATGAAGGATCTGGTGTTTGGGTACACTTGAAAGCACAAGGTCGTTCCGACACTTGGACAAAATCAACTTTTAAGTCCGAAAATGCTGACGACCGCCGTAGTCGTCAGTTGGGCATGTGTGATCTTAGTCATGTCAAACCAGCACCTCGTACGCCGTTGATGGCATCATTTCATTCTGCAAATTTCATACATGCTACAAATATCTTGACAGGTACTTTTCCCCATACGTTCACTATGAATTATTGCTCTATTTCAGCTGATCAACACCATTGGCTCTGCTCAACTGGCAGAGTTAGAGCGCGAGAACGGTGCACATGCGCATGAGACGTGCATACTCCCTTATAGTTGAATGAGCTGGATCTCAAACGTTTCATTACCGTACAGCAGATAGAGAAACTTTGATTTCGCTACATATACGCATAAGTGGAACCAAGGAGGAATAACAATAAGTTAAACATAAATCTTTAAGAGGTTCTTATGCAAAATCAGTTTGGCGGCAAGTTTTGTAATCAGCAAATCGAGATCGTTGATTCGGCTCTTGTGACCAACTTAAGTGACCAACTTAAGGGAGCTTCTGTCCAAAACACAGCGCGGacattacaaaaattatatgtctTATTGTGCTGTTCCATCACCCTAACTCGGTATTAACGTTATTTTCACTTAATGTAAAAATATCTGTAGTAGTTAGTTTGATCATACGTCTGTTGAATGACTGGATCGCGTAACATGCTCACAATAAAAAAACATCTGTTGGGACATTTTGCCctattaaaatgaattatttttgtcaaaactgcAATAAGTTAATGTATGGGCGAGGTACACTTTAAACAAACTCGGCTGGCATATGCGCTCTGTAATCACAGTTCTTCATACCAATGTAAATCCATACCTGCAATGGGTAATCCAAAAGCTCCAATCCCCCTCGCCGTTATTTGCAGTCCCACTGCTTGAGGCACATTCTTCAAACCAACGATCTGCCTAGCACACACCATTAAGATCGTAATCGAGACACCCTGACAAACTCCAATGACCGCACTGCATGTAGCCATGGCAGCGTAATTCACCAAGAAGGCGTAAATGAAAGAACTAAGGGACAGTACCATCACCATTATAGACAATAGCGTCATTGGAGATATAATCTTAGCGTCAATCAGCCAGCCATGTCCTGCCCGCCCAATTGCCGAAGTCACGCCGAAGTATGTCACCAGAGAGGCAGCCTTCAACCGGGGAATGCCGACGGCGACGGCGTGTACGACCAACCAGACATTTGTCAGTTGGGCGCCAGCACTGAATAGTACTATGAATACCAGGAACCATACGTAAAGTGGACTTCCTCTTAAGAGACTACAGCCGCATAAACGTGATACAGGTGAAAGGATTCTTGTTGCACCTGATTTATTCGGTTTTCCAGAAGCGAGCTCTTCGCCATCAGCATTCACCGAACCCTCTTCATCCAAGGACCTGTATGCATCTTTGGACTTTCTCGACCGTTGCTTCTCATCATCTCCTGTGACAGTCATACAGATCTCTGTTTCGGGATCAGCATTTCCGTTCTCCTCTGCAATTTTCCGAAACCCAGTATCGTTCTTCGTGTTCGACACGGGTTTCATGACAGCAGCGGTGACGAATGTATTTGCGGCAAACCCGGCAATAACCAAAAATGCCCCATGCCAGCCATACTGTTGAATGAGGGCTTCTATAAGTAGAGGGAATGTCATGATTCCAATACTTGCTCCGAATGAAGAGAGACCATTTGCCAAGCCATATCGCTTGTGAAAATACTGTGCTACCATAGCTTGGGACGGTATGTAAATTCCAACCAAACCTATAGCTGCAAGTAAACGACCATAATAATGTTACCCTACTGATGGCGGATATTAATTAACTAAAGTTCAAAATGAGTGCTGTGTATTTTGAAGGTATATTATTAGACTGGCCCcaagtcgcttggcttttctcggcagcagttacTGTTCGGCCACGCTTTCATACAACGGTCTACGCAACACCTTACCACTAAATGCGACTGTCTGCTGAAATTTATCACTCCATtgtattctgttttgatgtttatatGCTCAAAGACTAGCAGCAAGTCTAATATATGTTGTAATTCAgctgatatgtatgtatgtatgtatgtatgtatgtatgtatgtatgtatgtatgtatgtatgtatgtatgtatgtatgtatgtatgtatgtatgtatgtatgtatgtatgtatgtatgtatgtatgtatgtatgtatgtatgtatgtatgtatgtatgtatgtatgtatgtatgtatgtaaacagTCACTAAAATGTAAACagccactaatgcgagaaccaggaaTTGAGAACTGTCCCTTTAAGCTTATCGGGGTGATTAAATCGGTTACTTACCATCTCGCGAATTACTTATGACCTGAAAGTGTCCTTCTTTCAGATTATTAGTACATCGATTGCGAGATGTTGATGACCGACTTAATCCCCTGGTAAGGTCAACACGGTAGCTCATTATTAGCTAGGCTTAGGCAGTGTTTATAGATAAACAGAAGTACGTGGTTAATTAATCACGTGTTGTGATTAATGTTCAGCAAAAGGAAAGGAGGCAATTGATTGACAATACACATCTTTCTCGGAAATATAGTACATAATTAAAAGGATCGATACCTGAACTTCCTACATTTCCTAGTGatttaattttagtgtgtaCAACTCAGTTAATAATTTGCACATTCAACAAtattaaattgtaaatttatttatttgtttatttatatatgtaacTTGATAAGaatatatgaaatataaatgaaattattcaatattaattattttactgATAGGTGACGCCGGATTCTGCTTACCGTGTAAAATTCCAAACGTAACCATTAATTGTGCAAAACTCTGAGCAAAAGCACTCGCTACCATGGCAACTGTTAGTAATGTAGCTCCGACGACAGCGACCTTCCGTGCTCCGAATTTAGATACCAGATATCCTATTAAAGGTGCTGAAAAATTGAgaatattaaatgaaatattgtgaatATAGAATGAAAAACTTAGCACATAGAAAATTTAGTTTCTGTACCATTCGATGATCTCGGCAAATGTCGAGTAAATTTTTTAATTCGCGACCCCGGGTCCCTGCTTGAACAGGGGTGTATTCTATCATTTGTCCTGGACGATAATACTTTAAATTCATTGGATTTGTCCAccacatacacgtgtatgttCATGTAGCTTCAACAGACTTTGAAAGAAGTGTCTTGAGAATCATAGTTCGTATGTCGTTTCTCTTGATAAAATCACATGGTCTCTCCGAAATGTAGCATTGGCGACGTAACGAATTATCGCAAGATTGAAATTATAGCAAATGAGACGTAACTTTAGTTTCCTCCTTACATTTAATTACCATAATTGCTTGTATACATCTGTTACAATTGAGataaatgatgacaaaaatacTTTCTTATCTCCTGCTTCTTGTAAAATCCAGACATGCCCAAAccatatgaaaataaaatgtgtttgaTTGATGTAACCCAACTGTGTCTACCTAAGTTGTCTAGGTTACTTAACATGAGGAGAGCATGACGAGGAAGTCTGTCATGCAGATGGCATCTCCAGGAGTTTATATGCCATTTTAATACAACGTCGAAGTGAAGGTTAAAAAAAACGGAGTCGACCACTTTCACCTATACAGCTGATTCGTTTCAAGCATTATTAGACACTGCAAGCAGTCGACGACActattttctttgtaatttcAATGATATCACCccatatttctgcacagtaaCATAAAAAGGGCAGAATAATGGAATTGGAATTTTACAATGGCACTTATGTGAAATATGACCTGATTTGTTCCTAGCAGTCATGAATACATTTGCAGCTTTACTTGCTTGACCTGCTTGAGTTGTCACAGGTTTTGATCAAATATTCCGGCATGATAAAAGTAAtcttaaatatttataataggAAACTACTGCAATCTCAGAGTTACCCTGGAACAATATTTCTTTGCGAGCACGGTGACCGCCTTTCCCCGAAatttactatttttattttctgcaaGTCGATCagcaattaaaggtatactgtcacctgttccaattttgccacagttaccatagaaAAAGACAATTTAACCAATCACAggttttaagtgggtggccgcttttaaaaacagcgccctcagatgggcattttgaataccaaggaacgcccctttgaccatatatgggcatatttagattacaggtgactgtatacctttatcACTTTATAAAGAACATTAACTTTCCCATGGAATCTGCGAAAGTGCCAATGTCATCGACATCATTACAAAAGtataaaaagtataaaaaaGGTCATGCATGTCTTTGTGAGTTGAATATCAAGTTGGCAAGAGTTTGAAACGAGGGGAATGTGTTTGAAATCATGGAGTTTAGATCTATTCTGAAGAGTGACCAGAGTAAAGGACCCAAAGTGCAGCCTCGTCTAACACCTATTGGACAGTCAAAGCAATCTTAGGTGACATTTGCTGCCCTGATGCATT
This DNA window, taken from Ptychodera flava strain L36383 chromosome 4, AS_Pfla_20210202, whole genome shotgun sequence, encodes the following:
- the LOC139131526 gene encoding monocarboxylate transporter 12-like — encoded protein: MMASDNEKEGSIRGWLVVASGFAIQMYFQGIMLSSGLFMVEFLRSFPEGADTISWIFTATSLSSAALSPLIGYLVSKFGARKVAVVGATLLTVAMVASAFAQSFAQLMVTFGILHAIGLVGIYIPSQAMVAQYFHKRYGLANGLSSFGASIGIMTFPLLIEALIQQYGWHGAFLVIAGFAANTFVTAAVMKPVSNTKNDTGFRKIAEENGNADPETEICMTVTGDDEKQRSRKSKDAYRSLDEEGSVNADGEELASGKPNKSGATRILSPVSRLCGCSLLRGSPLYVWFLVFIVLFSAGAQLTNVWLVVHAVAVGIPRLKAASLVTYFGVTSAIGRAGHGWLIDAKIISPMTLLSIMVMVLSLSSFIYAFLVNYAAMATCSAVIGVCQGVSITILMVCARQIVGLKNVPQAVGLQITARGIGAFGLPIAGKLYELTKDTKTPFYLASAFVLLAGFLIIAIAVVHCRKQRDDVNAMDTEKTSQD